A region of Oceanicoccus sp. KOV_DT_Chl DNA encodes the following proteins:
- the holA gene encoding DNA polymerase III subunit delta, producing MRLRPDQLKQNLSKTLLPIYIVSGDETLLVQECCDDIRLSCRRQGFSREVLHVETGFDWNELLASAAAMSLFAERQLIELRMPTGKPGDAGGKALTEYAANASPDNVLLIICNKLESASTRTKWYKNIEAAGASVQCWPIEMAQLPRWINNRLSRLGLNASSEAIQMLAERVEGNLLAAAQEIEKLRLYTDGDTIDADTITAAVADNARYDVFGLVDRALEGNVSSCLKNLQGLKAEGTEPPYCYGH from the coding sequence ATGCGACTCCGCCCGGATCAACTTAAACAAAACCTCTCAAAAACCCTGCTACCCATCTATATCGTCAGCGGCGATGAAACCTTGCTAGTACAAGAATGCTGTGATGACATTCGCCTAAGCTGCCGCCGACAGGGTTTTAGTCGTGAAGTTTTACATGTAGAAACCGGCTTCGACTGGAACGAACTATTAGCCTCCGCGGCAGCCATGTCGTTGTTCGCCGAACGGCAATTAATTGAACTGCGCATGCCAACCGGCAAGCCCGGGGATGCCGGAGGCAAGGCTCTTACCGAGTACGCCGCAAATGCCTCGCCCGATAATGTCCTGCTGATTATTTGCAATAAATTGGAAAGCGCTAGCACCCGTACCAAGTGGTATAAAAACATCGAGGCCGCCGGTGCCTCAGTGCAGTGCTGGCCGATTGAAATGGCGCAATTACCCCGCTGGATCAACAACCGTTTGAGCAGGTTGGGCTTGAACGCCAGCAGCGAAGCCATCCAAATGCTGGCCGAGAGAGTGGAAGGTAATTTATTGGCCGCCGCTCAGGAAATAGAAAAACTAAGGCTCTACACCGATGGCGATACCATCGATGCCGACACGATTACTGCGGCGGTAGCGGATAATGCTCGCTATGACGTGTTTGGTTTAGTCGATCGCGCGCTGGAAGGTAATGTCAGTAGCTGTTTGAAAAATTTGCAGGGGTTAAAAGCTGAAGGCACCGAACCCCCGTACTGCTATGGGCATTAA
- the lptE gene encoding LPS assembly lipoprotein LptE has translation MPHYLKAFVLISSLLVSACGFHLRGNINLPAGVEPIIITGLQNSGSLAIELRNELMANGITITTAPEEANYQLAISKAASDKRITAVGERARAIEYQLEQTVVFELLNAKGQRVLGPSTIIERRIMPNDPNKVVSTYQEEAILRREMLKNLGAKIARQLRSFDYTTEPPMAEPTAATTSLVQ, from the coding sequence ATGCCGCATTATCTGAAAGCATTTGTCCTTATTAGTAGCCTGCTGGTCAGTGCCTGTGGCTTTCATTTACGCGGCAATATAAATTTACCTGCAGGGGTTGAACCCATCATCATCACCGGCCTCCAGAATTCTGGCTCTCTTGCCATTGAGCTGCGCAATGAACTCATGGCCAACGGTATAACAATCACCACTGCCCCCGAAGAAGCAAACTACCAACTAGCGATAAGTAAAGCAGCTAGCGACAAGCGCATCACTGCGGTTGGCGAGCGAGCCAGAGCTATCGAATACCAGCTGGAACAAACAGTCGTCTTTGAATTACTAAACGCTAAAGGCCAGCGCGTACTTGGACCTAGCACTATCATTGAACGACGTATTATGCCCAATGACCCTAACAAAGTGGTCAGCACTTATCAGGAAGAAGCGATATTACGGCGTGAAATGTTAAAAAACCTGGGGGCAAAGATTGCCCGGCAATTACGCTCATTTGATTATACGACTGAACCTCCAATGGCTGAACCCACCGCTGCAACCACCTCATTGGTGCAATAA